A genomic stretch from Nocardia wallacei includes:
- a CDS encoding histone-like nucleoid-structuring protein Lsr2, translated as MAKKVTVTLIDDYDGKSKADETVQFSIDGVAYEIDLSTLNAGKLRGSLEPWAEKARKVGRVKSGTVARPKSAADREQTVAIREWAKKHGYNVSARGRISSEIVAAYHKANK; from the coding sequence ATGGCCAAGAAGGTCACCGTCACGCTCATCGACGATTACGACGGGAAGTCCAAAGCGGATGAGACCGTGCAGTTCTCGATCGATGGCGTGGCCTACGAAATCGATCTCTCCACGCTGAATGCCGGTAAGCTGCGGGGCTCTCTGGAACCCTGGGCGGAAAAGGCCCGCAAGGTCGGCCGCGTCAAGTCGGGCACGGTGGCACGGCCGAAGTCCGCGGCCGACCGGGAACAGACCGTCGCGATCCGGGAATGGGCCAAGAAACACGGCTACAACGTGTCCGCCCGCGGCCGAATTTCCTCCGAGATCGTCGCCGCGTATCACAAAGCGAACAAGTAA
- a CDS encoding sensor domain-containing diguanylate cyclase, which translates to MTREQAVAALARRWRIAVSDTGFVPMPLAELESLLAGLLERLMTAIAAEPFDARAAAEVGAELVHANLTDPEVLGRTARALAPLAESTAVPPDRVITALGDLANGYTVELLATRARHQEMLHAAMADARQAAEARFRVLFDNAAVAIGIGDTAGRVVDANPALATMLGLPVHRLRGLEVSELVHPDDRAELRARIAGELLAAGSGTMRVELRYHRPDDGDGWAAWAITLVPAAGGRSAYLLVVGEDTTQRRALQAELSRQARHDPLTGLPNRRRLVENISEIIATAHPGDRIGLGFIDLDGFKAVNDTYGHGVGDRLLAAVAPRLAERAGDAMLARVGGDEFVVLFPPPCDAARVATATTALLDALSEPIPVDDLRLAISACIGAVVTPVADADAEQLLDAADAGLYRAKAAGPNRWVLHNHDITAGAVLPGLR; encoded by the coding sequence ATGACACGCGAGCAGGCCGTCGCCGCGCTGGCCCGGCGGTGGCGAATTGCCGTGTCCGACACCGGCTTCGTGCCGATGCCGCTCGCCGAATTGGAATCGTTACTGGCCGGGCTTCTCGAGCGCCTGATGACGGCCATCGCCGCCGAACCGTTCGACGCGCGGGCCGCCGCCGAGGTGGGCGCCGAACTGGTCCACGCGAACCTGACCGACCCCGAGGTCCTCGGCCGCACCGCGCGGGCGCTGGCCCCGCTCGCCGAGTCGACGGCCGTGCCGCCGGACCGGGTGATCACCGCGCTCGGCGACCTCGCCAACGGATACACCGTGGAGCTGCTCGCCACTCGCGCCCGGCATCAGGAGATGCTGCACGCGGCGATGGCCGACGCGCGGCAGGCCGCCGAGGCCCGCTTCCGGGTCCTGTTCGACAACGCCGCCGTCGCCATCGGCATCGGCGACACCGCGGGCCGGGTCGTCGACGCCAACCCGGCACTGGCCACCATGCTCGGCCTGCCGGTACACCGGCTGCGCGGCCTGGAGGTCTCGGAGCTGGTGCATCCCGACGACCGCGCCGAACTGCGGGCGCGGATCGCCGGCGAACTGCTGGCCGCGGGGTCCGGCACCATGCGAGTCGAATTGCGCTACCACCGGCCCGACGACGGCGACGGCTGGGCGGCGTGGGCGATCACTCTGGTCCCGGCGGCGGGCGGCCGCTCGGCGTATCTGCTCGTCGTCGGCGAGGACACCACCCAGCGCCGCGCGCTGCAGGCGGAGCTGAGCCGCCAGGCCCGCCACGATCCGCTGACCGGCCTGCCGAACCGCCGCCGGCTGGTGGAGAACATCTCCGAGATCATCGCCACCGCGCACCCCGGCGACCGCATCGGGCTGGGCTTCATCGACCTGGACGGTTTCAAGGCCGTGAACGACACCTACGGGCACGGTGTCGGCGACCGGCTGCTGGCCGCGGTCGCACCCCGGCTGGCCGAGCGGGCCGGAGACGCGATGCTGGCGCGCGTCGGCGGCGACGAGTTCGTGGTGCTGTTCCCACCGCCGTGCGACGCGGCCCGGGTAGCGACCGCGACCACCGCGCTGCTGGACGCGCTGTCCGAACCGATCCCGGTGGACGACCTCCGGCTCGCCATCTCGGCGTGTATCGGCGCGGTCGTCACCCCGGTGGCCGACGCGGATGCCGAGCAATTGCTGGATGCCGCCGACGCTGGGCTCTACCGGGCCAAGGCGGCCGGACCGAACCGCTGGGTACTGCACAACCACGACA